One window from the genome of Streptomyces sp. NBC_00091 encodes:
- a CDS encoding helix-turn-helix transcriptional regulator has protein sequence MANAKLGEALRMLGIGPAAGRVYLSLLELAPAPLAEIGEAAGLDSAEFAAAYGELVDAGLASAAAEGADVVAPVPPAAGLEILARHRAAELEGSRIAVGGAFESFRRQRLAAYNDNLVEVVTGDAIGPRMRQAWTSARAQIRQLDSPPYFPLVGALDDALATLARGVTQRVVYSKASMEMPGQLETAIEPCIEAGEQARVAPTVPVKLVIIDEAYALVSLSIREADVHNTMLVVQPCGLLSALLALFEQTWQQALPFHGRATRPAGLPPADRRLLRLLAGGASDEVIARELGISRRTFFRRLQILMARLGAENRFQMALQAQRSGWL, from the coding sequence ATGGCGAACGCGAAACTGGGCGAGGCCCTGCGGATGTTGGGGATCGGCCCCGCAGCGGGCCGCGTGTACCTGTCCCTCCTCGAACTGGCCCCCGCTCCGCTCGCCGAGATCGGGGAGGCGGCCGGGCTGGACAGCGCCGAGTTCGCCGCGGCGTACGGCGAGCTGGTCGACGCCGGGCTGGCCAGCGCCGCCGCGGAGGGCGCGGACGTGGTGGCACCAGTGCCTCCCGCCGCGGGCCTGGAGATCCTCGCCAGGCACCGGGCGGCGGAGCTGGAGGGGTCACGCATCGCGGTGGGCGGCGCGTTCGAATCGTTCCGCCGCCAGCGGCTCGCGGCGTACAACGACAACCTCGTCGAGGTGGTGACCGGCGACGCCATCGGCCCGAGGATGCGTCAGGCCTGGACCAGCGCCCGCGCGCAGATCCGTCAGCTCGACTCGCCGCCCTACTTCCCGCTGGTCGGCGCCCTCGATGACGCGCTGGCGACACTCGCCCGCGGCGTGACGCAGCGGGTCGTCTACTCGAAGGCGTCAATGGAGATGCCCGGGCAGCTGGAGACGGCCATCGAGCCGTGCATCGAGGCCGGCGAGCAGGCCCGAGTGGCGCCGACGGTGCCGGTCAAGCTGGTGATCATCGACGAGGCGTACGCGCTGGTGTCCCTGTCGATCAGGGAGGCGGACGTACACAACACGATGCTGGTGGTGCAGCCGTGCGGTCTGCTCTCCGCACTCCTCGCGCTCTTCGAGCAGACCTGGCAGCAAGCCCTCCCCTTCCACGGTCGCGCCACCCGCCCGGCCGGCCTGCCACCGGCCGACCGCCGCCTGCTCCGCCTCCTCGCCGGCGGCGCGAGCGACGAGGTCATCGCCCGCGAACTGGGCATCAGCCGCCGCACCTTCTTCCGCCGGCTCCAGATCCTGATGGCCCGCCTGGGCGCCGAGAACCGCTTCCAGATGGCCCTCCAGGCACAGCGCAGCGGCTGGCTGTGA
- a CDS encoding aminopeptidase P family protein, translating into MTKGRKNGLYSGVSEELSALMRTGWADTERHGLPLDEQAPYAARRRAALSARFPGERLVIPSGNLKARSNDNTYPFRPYSGYVHMTGDQARDCALVLEPRPDGGHDAYCYQLPRDGRDTDEFWLGYTAELWMGRRRSLAESQGVLGLSCRDVRTAAQDLAATPDVPTRIVRGVDSTLEAAVTTDAARDAELEEALSGLRLVKDAWEIGEMRKAVDSTVRGFTDCVGELSRAVASSERWIEGTFFRRARLEGNSVGYGSICAAGEHATIMHWNDNDGPVRPGDLLLLDAGVETHTLYTADVTRTLPIGGTFTPVQRKVYDAVYEAQEAGIAAVKPGAAYRDFHVAAQRYLAEKLVEWGFIEGPADRAYELGLQRRFTMAGTGHMLGLDVHDCAEARNEEYVDGALEPGMVLTVEPGLYFQPDDLTVPEEWRGIGVRIEDDLLVTADGNENLSAGLPRSADEVEAWMARVAG; encoded by the coding sequence GTGACGAAGGGTCGCAAGAACGGCCTCTACTCGGGAGTCTCCGAGGAACTGTCCGCTCTGATGAGGACGGGCTGGGCGGACACCGAACGGCACGGCCTCCCGCTCGACGAGCAGGCCCCGTACGCGGCCCGCCGCCGCGCCGCGCTCTCCGCGCGTTTCCCCGGCGAGCGGCTGGTGATCCCCTCCGGCAACCTCAAAGCCCGCTCGAACGACAACACCTACCCGTTCCGCCCGTACTCCGGCTACGTCCACATGACCGGGGACCAGGCCCGCGACTGCGCGCTCGTCCTCGAACCCCGCCCGGACGGCGGCCACGACGCGTACTGCTACCAGCTGCCGCGTGACGGCCGGGACACCGACGAGTTCTGGCTGGGCTACACCGCCGAGCTGTGGATGGGCCGACGCCGCTCCCTCGCCGAGTCGCAGGGCGTGCTCGGGCTGTCCTGTCGCGACGTCCGCACCGCGGCGCAGGACCTGGCCGCCACTCCTGACGTGCCCACCCGCATCGTCCGCGGCGTCGATTCCACGCTGGAGGCCGCGGTCACCACCGACGCCGCGCGCGACGCCGAACTGGAGGAAGCGCTGAGCGGGCTCCGCCTCGTCAAGGACGCCTGGGAGATCGGCGAGATGCGCAAGGCGGTGGATTCCACCGTGCGCGGTTTCACCGACTGCGTCGGCGAACTCTCGCGGGCGGTCGCGTCCTCCGAGCGGTGGATCGAGGGCACCTTCTTCCGCCGGGCACGGCTGGAGGGCAACTCCGTGGGCTACGGCTCGATCTGCGCCGCGGGCGAGCACGCCACGATCATGCACTGGAACGACAACGACGGTCCGGTACGCCCCGGCGACCTGCTCCTGCTCGACGCCGGCGTGGAGACGCACACCCTCTACACCGCCGACGTCACCCGCACCCTGCCGATCGGCGGCACGTTCACGCCCGTGCAGCGCAAGGTGTACGACGCCGTGTACGAGGCCCAGGAGGCGGGCATCGCCGCAGTGAAGCCGGGGGCCGCGTACCGCGACTTCCACGTGGCGGCACAGCGGTACCTGGCGGAGAAGCTCGTCGAGTGGGGCTTCATCGAGGGCCCGGCGGACCGCGCCTACGAGCTCGGCCTGCAGCGCCGCTTCACCATGGCCGGCACCGGCCACATGCTCGGACTGGACGTCCACGACTGCGCCGAGGCCCGTAACGAGGAGTACGTCGACGGCGCGCTGGAGCCGGGCATGGTGCTCACGGTGGAGCCGGGCCTGTACTTCCAGCCGGACGACCTCACGGTGCCCGAGGAGTGGCGCGGCATCGGAGTCCGGATCGAGGACGACCTGCTGGTGACCGCCGACGGCAACGAGAACCTCTCGGCGGGTCTGCCGCGCTCGGCGGACGAGGTCGAGGCGTGGATGGCCCGCGTCGCGGGCTGA
- a CDS encoding discoidin domain-containing protein: protein MQPRGIRALARALRRPHLLIAFALGSLLVGVTPWLGVASTGPAGHGPAPRPAPGALDQQTAKLSPHHGVAPANAMEPTAPVLDRTGWTATASSEETVGENGRASNVLDGNTATIWHSKWTGAPAPLPHTITVDMHRTAVVSALVYQPRTDGANGRVGEYSISVSADGQNWGSPVATGTLADDAGAKTLGFAPQGARFVRLTAVTEAGKRGPWASAAELNLLGDPGTPAATVDLPRTGWTAAASDEETTGENGRAANVLDGDAATIWHSKWSGTPAPLPHSITVDMHRTTAVSALVYQPRNDGPNGRAGAYTITTSTDGTTFGAPVSAGNWRDDDTVKTATFTRTENARYVRLTVTGEAGNRGPWTSAAEIRLSGPASPAAHGSWDRITGFPLVPVATAVLPGDKLLAWSAYAVDRFGGSNGYTQTAILDLKTGKVTQRRIDNTGHDMFCPGIAMLADGRVLVTGGSNAEKASIYDPAADAWSATTSMNIARGYQAMTLLSTGEAFVLGGSWSGATGDRAGEVWSPDTRTWRSLPGVAAAPALTADPAGAYRADNHMWLHAASGGKVLQLGPSKQMNWITTGGNGSITSAGTRADSQDAMTGNAVAYDIGKLLTLGGSPAYEKSPATRRAYTVSIDGNQVQAARTGDMGYARAFGNSVVLPDGKVAVFGGQAYPVPFSDATSVLTPELWDPATGSFTPLATMAIPRNYHSVANLLPDGRIFSGGGGLCGDCATNHADGAVFTPPYLLNADGSPKPRPVITGGVPPQAAAGTSLTVAAEGPVASFVLMRAAAATHSTDNDQRRVPMVSTAAGTGTYTVSIPADKGVVLPGTYMLFALDAQGVPSTARFITVS from the coding sequence TTGCAGCCCAGAGGCATCCGCGCCCTTGCCCGAGCGTTACGCCGCCCCCATCTGCTCATCGCCTTCGCCCTCGGCTCGCTGCTCGTCGGGGTCACTCCTTGGCTGGGGGTGGCGAGCACGGGGCCGGCCGGCCACGGTCCGGCACCCCGGCCGGCGCCGGGGGCCCTTGACCAGCAGACGGCGAAGCTGTCGCCACACCACGGCGTGGCCCCGGCGAACGCCATGGAGCCGACGGCTCCCGTCCTCGACCGGACCGGATGGACCGCCACGGCGAGCAGCGAGGAGACCGTCGGCGAGAACGGCCGCGCCTCCAACGTCCTCGACGGCAACACGGCCACCATCTGGCACAGCAAGTGGACGGGCGCCCCCGCCCCGCTGCCGCACACCATCACCGTCGACATGCACCGCACGGCGGTGGTCTCGGCGCTCGTCTACCAGCCCCGCACCGACGGGGCCAACGGGCGCGTCGGCGAGTACAGCATCAGCGTGAGCGCCGACGGCCAGAACTGGGGCAGTCCGGTCGCCACCGGCACCCTCGCGGACGACGCCGGCGCCAAGACCCTCGGATTCGCCCCGCAGGGCGCCCGGTTCGTCCGGCTCACCGCCGTCACCGAGGCCGGCAAGCGCGGCCCGTGGGCCTCCGCCGCGGAGCTCAACCTGCTCGGCGACCCCGGAACCCCGGCCGCCACCGTCGACCTGCCCCGGACCGGATGGACGGCCGCGGCAAGCGACGAGGAGACCACCGGGGAGAACGGCCGCGCGGCCAACGTCCTCGACGGGGACGCCGCCACCATCTGGCACAGCAAGTGGTCCGGGACCCCGGCCCCGCTGCCGCACAGCATCACCGTCGACATGCACCGCACGACGGCCGTCTCCGCCCTGGTCTACCAGCCCCGCAACGACGGCCCCAACGGTCGCGCGGGCGCGTACACCATCACCACCAGCACCGACGGCACCACCTTCGGCGCACCGGTCTCCGCGGGCAACTGGCGCGACGACGACACCGTCAAGACCGCGACCTTCACCCGCACCGAGAACGCCCGCTACGTACGCCTGACCGTGACCGGCGAGGCCGGCAACCGCGGACCCTGGACCTCCGCCGCCGAGATACGCCTGAGCGGACCGGCCAGCCCGGCCGCCCACGGCTCCTGGGACCGGATCACCGGCTTCCCCCTGGTGCCGGTGGCCACCGCCGTCCTGCCGGGCGACAAACTCCTGGCCTGGTCGGCGTACGCGGTCGACCGCTTCGGCGGCAGCAACGGCTACACCCAGACCGCGATCCTGGACCTGAAGACGGGCAAGGTCACCCAGCGCCGCATCGACAACACCGGCCACGACATGTTCTGCCCGGGCATAGCGATGCTCGCCGACGGCCGGGTCCTGGTCACCGGCGGCAGCAACGCGGAGAAGGCGAGCATCTACGACCCGGCCGCCGATGCCTGGTCCGCGACCACCAGCATGAACATCGCCCGTGGCTACCAGGCCATGACCCTGCTCTCCACCGGCGAGGCCTTCGTCCTCGGCGGATCCTGGAGCGGAGCCACGGGCGACAGGGCCGGCGAGGTCTGGTCCCCGGACACCCGCACCTGGCGCAGCCTCCCCGGCGTCGCCGCCGCCCCGGCGCTGACGGCCGACCCGGCCGGCGCCTACCGCGCCGACAACCACATGTGGCTGCACGCCGCCTCGGGCGGCAAGGTGCTCCAGCTGGGCCCGAGCAAGCAGATGAACTGGATCACGACCGGCGGGAACGGGAGCATCACCTCCGCCGGCACCCGGGCCGACAGCCAGGACGCCATGACCGGCAACGCCGTCGCGTACGACATCGGCAAGCTGCTCACCCTGGGCGGCTCGCCCGCGTACGAGAAGTCGCCCGCCACCCGGCGCGCGTACACCGTGAGCATCGACGGCAATCAGGTCCAGGCCGCACGCACGGGCGACATGGGCTACGCCCGCGCCTTCGGCAACAGCGTCGTCCTGCCCGACGGCAAGGTCGCCGTGTTCGGCGGGCAGGCATACCCCGTGCCGTTCAGCGACGCCACGTCCGTGCTGACCCCCGAGCTGTGGGACCCGGCGACCGGAAGCTTCACCCCGCTCGCCACCATGGCCATCCCGCGCAACTACCACAGCGTGGCGAACCTGCTGCCCGACGGGCGGATCTTCTCCGGCGGCGGCGGCCTGTGCGGCGACTGCGCCACCAACCACGCCGACGGGGCCGTGTTCACACCGCCGTACCTGCTCAACGCGGACGGCTCGCCCAAGCCGCGTCCCGTCATCACCGGCGGCGTACCGCCCCAGGCCGCCGCCGGCACCTCGCTCACCGTCGCCGCCGAGGGGCCGGTGGCCTCCTTCGTCCTGATGCGGGCCGCGGCCGCGACCCACTCCACGGACAACGACCAGCGGCGGGTCCCGATGGTGTCCACGGCCGCGGGGACCGGCACGTACACGGTGTCCATCCCGGCCGACAAGGGCGTGGTCCTGCCGGGCACCTACATGCTCTTCGCCCTGGACGCCCAAGGGGTGCCGAGCACCGCCCGGTTCATCACCGTCTCCTGA
- a CDS encoding NADPH-dependent F420 reductase, with protein sequence MTSIGILGAGRVGTNLAGKLSAAGHHVTLGGRNPESTAARTAGLAPRIAFADHRTTARTADIVINATPGDSSLDRFTDLRTELAGKILIDVSNATRDDGDGLPGDLCYPGSSLAEKLQAVLPDTHVVKTLNTMLFMVMTAPETLATPPTAYLSGDDEHAKRTVTGLLGDLGWQPERIEDLGDITTARATEAMILVVPHILRRHGFRPFAVSLAR encoded by the coding sequence ATGACCAGCATCGGCATCCTGGGCGCCGGCCGCGTCGGCACCAACCTCGCCGGCAAGCTCTCCGCAGCCGGACACCACGTCACCCTCGGTGGCCGCAACCCCGAATCCACCGCCGCCCGCACCGCCGGACTCGCCCCGCGGATCGCCTTCGCCGACCATCGCACCACTGCCCGCACCGCGGACATCGTGATCAACGCGACGCCCGGCGACAGCTCCCTGGACCGCTTCACCGACCTGCGCACCGAACTCGCCGGCAAGATCCTCATCGACGTCTCCAACGCCACCCGCGACGACGGTGACGGCCTGCCCGGCGACCTGTGCTATCCCGGCAGCAGCCTCGCCGAGAAGCTCCAGGCCGTGCTCCCCGACACCCATGTGGTCAAGACCCTCAACACCATGCTTTTCATGGTCATGACCGCTCCCGAAACCCTGGCCACCCCACCGACCGCCTATCTCTCGGGCGACGACGAACACGCGAAGAGGACCGTCACCGGCCTGCTCGGCGACCTGGGCTGGCAGCCCGAACGGATCGAGGACCTCGGCGACATCACCACGGCCCGCGCCACCGAGGCCATGATCCTGGTCGTGCCCCACATCCTGCGCCGACACGGATTCAGGCCCTTCGCCGTCTCCCTGGCCCGCTGA
- a CDS encoding inositol monophosphatase family protein, with translation MSTAMPFDTDGTLLSAVAAAVKTAGVTLRDRYTSHARGVSLDEVVGEIHANDDAVLDVLREPLLRARPGSQWAEDELAGGALPPGEWWVVDPAEGNINHVHGMDDWAVTATLVRDNRPVLTVVHLPLTGDTYTAVAGGGARLNDRPLKVSAKTDLGAALIGTGQAKPGEDERTFRRIGDSVTAMLINGLVVRVSVPATMQLIHVAAGRMDAFWQFSDVRSGLVAGALLVSEAGGTVTDLTGEPWNTGSRDFLAAAPGIHAAALEVLSPIA, from the coding sequence ATGAGCACAGCCATGCCTTTCGACACCGACGGGACGCTCCTGTCCGCTGTGGCAGCTGCGGTGAAGACCGCCGGCGTCACGCTGCGCGACCGCTACACCTCGCACGCCCGGGGCGTGAGTCTGGACGAGGTCGTGGGCGAGATCCACGCCAACGACGACGCGGTCCTGGACGTGCTGCGGGAACCGCTGCTGCGGGCCCGGCCGGGGTCGCAGTGGGCCGAGGACGAGCTGGCCGGCGGCGCGCTCCCGCCGGGGGAGTGGTGGGTAGTCGACCCTGCCGAGGGCAACATCAACCACGTTCACGGCATGGACGACTGGGCCGTCACCGCCACCCTGGTCCGCGACAACCGGCCGGTACTCACCGTCGTCCACCTGCCGCTGACCGGCGACACCTACACCGCGGTCGCCGGCGGCGGCGCCCGCCTGAACGACCGGCCCCTGAAGGTGTCCGCCAAGACCGACCTGGGCGCCGCGCTCATCGGCACCGGTCAGGCCAAGCCCGGCGAGGACGAGCGCACCTTCCGGCGGATCGGTGACTCCGTCACCGCGATGCTCATCAACGGCCTGGTCGTACGTGTGTCCGTTCCTGCCACGATGCAGCTCATCCACGTCGCCGCCGGACGCATGGACGCGTTCTGGCAGTTCTCCGACGTCCGCTCCGGCCTGGTCGCCGGCGCGCTGCTGGTCTCCGAGGCCGGAGGCACCGTCACCGACCTGACGGGCGAACCCTGGAACACCGGCAGCCGCGACTTCCTGGCCGCCGCCCCCGGCATCCACGCCGCCGCCCTCGAGGTCCTCTCGCCGATCGCCTGA
- a CDS encoding LysR family transcriptional regulator: MQLDLNLLTALDALLEEGSVAGAAARLHVTAPAMSRSLGRIRKATGDQILVRTGRSMVPTTRALAMRAPVHALVQQAQQLLSAQQELDLAALDRVFTVRWHDALTAACGTALITAVHRQAPGVRLRLSAEPGTDDAELRRGEVDLESSSSTPTLPDIRHRLVGRDRLVVAVRPGHPLAEGPLNLERYAAAEHLTVSRRGSLRDPIDDALTTRGLERRVAAAGPTAAFALQLALDTDLVVTLPDAVTRTAREQLGLATLPPPLPLPDVPLYLLWHQRYDNDRAHTWLRELATETVQALFTPPTASQQPLTNRTEQ; this comes from the coding sequence ATGCAACTGGATCTGAACCTGCTCACGGCCCTGGACGCCCTGCTGGAAGAGGGCAGCGTCGCCGGCGCGGCAGCACGCCTCCACGTCACCGCACCGGCGATGAGCCGCTCCCTGGGCCGTATCCGCAAGGCCACCGGTGACCAGATCCTGGTCCGCACCGGCCGCAGCATGGTCCCCACCACCCGGGCGCTGGCCATGCGCGCCCCGGTCCACGCCCTCGTGCAGCAGGCCCAGCAACTTCTGTCCGCGCAGCAGGAACTCGACCTGGCGGCTCTGGACCGGGTGTTCACCGTGCGCTGGCACGACGCCCTGACCGCCGCATGCGGCACGGCCCTGATCACTGCCGTCCACCGCCAGGCCCCCGGAGTCCGGCTGCGCCTGTCCGCCGAACCCGGGACGGACGACGCCGAGCTGCGCCGGGGTGAGGTCGACCTCGAATCGAGCTCCAGCACTCCGACGCTCCCCGACATCCGCCACCGCCTCGTCGGGAGGGACCGGCTCGTCGTCGCCGTCCGACCGGGCCACCCGCTCGCCGAAGGCCCGCTGAACCTCGAGCGCTACGCAGCCGCCGAACACCTCACCGTTTCGCGACGCGGCAGCCTGCGCGACCCGATCGACGACGCCCTGACCACACGCGGCCTCGAGCGTCGCGTCGCCGCCGCCGGGCCCACCGCCGCCTTCGCACTGCAACTCGCCCTCGACACCGACCTGGTCGTCACCCTCCCGGACGCGGTCACCCGCACGGCCCGGGAACAACTCGGCCTGGCCACACTGCCGCCGCCACTCCCGCTGCCCGACGTACCCCTGTACCTGCTGTGGCACCAGCGCTACGACAACGACCGCGCCCACACCTGGCTGCGAGAGCTGGCCACCGAAACCGTCCAGGCGCTATTCACACCACCGACCGCCTCTCAACAGCCCCTCACCAACCGGACCGAGCAGTGA
- a CDS encoding MFS transporter — MEQLTGEDPAHIGPYRLIARLGAGGMGLVYLGRSDLGRTVAVKVVQTEHAQHPEFRRRFSREVAAARRVGGAWTADVLDADTEAAVPWVATQYIPGPDLTTVVAQDFGPLPEQSVRTLANRLALALQAVHEAGLIHRDLKPSNVLITVDGPRVIDFGIARAMDSLAGDSLHTRTGMLIGSPGFMSPEQVRGLELTPASDVFCLGALLVYAATGRLLFGATESGLNAHLFRIAEEEADLTGVPDSLVDLVRACLHKDPAKRPAPQEVASRTATDQAGEWLPGAVLAQLGRRAAHLLDYAPAAPPGAPVARLDPRVQPARPTPSPPAYVPTAPAHSGTSPGFGAPPASPPGVRGTPTPPAHLPDPEAPLPRRWWGLSALALAQLVVLIDATFSNMVMLWNGAGGDLGLPLDGVKVTSTVYLDVIPIAYVLAFVGLLLFGARIADLMGRKRMLVVGLVGFAAAAALGGMATSSGMGIAGRALQGACAALVSSSAPVLVSTSFTDPQERRKAFGIYVAIAGGGPALGLLAFWLLLPMSGWRWCLFAGIPFAVIAVIAAAALVHDRPGRIGVRFDGRGVLLGAGGIAGVSGAVPHFTGIVMLLPTAVILLAAYVWWQTRTTGALASPSGVKAQAHVGYFLAIALANIGAFALLVAALEHPYF, encoded by the coding sequence GTGGAACAACTGACGGGGGAGGACCCCGCGCACATAGGCCCGTACCGCCTGATCGCCCGCCTCGGCGCGGGCGGGATGGGACTGGTCTACCTGGGTCGCTCCGACCTGGGACGTACGGTCGCCGTCAAGGTCGTCCAAACGGAACATGCCCAGCACCCCGAGTTCCGCAGGCGGTTTTCACGCGAGGTGGCCGCGGCCCGGCGGGTAGGCGGAGCCTGGACGGCCGACGTCCTGGACGCCGATACCGAGGCCGCCGTGCCGTGGGTGGCTACCCAGTACATCCCGGGGCCCGACCTGACCACCGTCGTGGCCCAGGACTTCGGGCCGTTGCCCGAGCAGTCGGTCCGCACCCTCGCCAACCGCCTCGCCCTCGCCCTGCAGGCCGTGCACGAGGCGGGCCTGATCCACCGTGACCTCAAGCCGTCCAATGTCCTGATCACCGTGGACGGTCCTCGCGTCATCGACTTCGGCATCGCGCGGGCGATGGACAGCCTGGCCGGGGACAGCCTGCACACCCGCACCGGCATGCTGATCGGCTCGCCCGGATTCATGTCACCGGAGCAGGTCCGCGGCCTCGAACTCACCCCGGCGTCCGACGTGTTCTGTCTGGGTGCGCTCCTCGTCTACGCCGCCACCGGGCGCCTCCTGTTCGGCGCCACGGAGAGCGGCCTGAACGCGCACCTCTTCCGGATCGCCGAGGAGGAGGCGGACCTGACCGGGGTACCGGATTCGCTCGTCGATCTCGTACGGGCATGTCTGCACAAGGATCCGGCCAAGCGGCCCGCCCCTCAGGAGGTTGCCTCGCGCACGGCGACCGACCAGGCCGGTGAGTGGCTGCCGGGGGCGGTACTGGCCCAGCTCGGCCGCCGTGCCGCTCATCTGCTGGACTATGCCCCTGCCGCACCCCCTGGTGCACCCGTCGCACGGCTGGACCCGCGCGTCCAACCTGCCCGGCCGACGCCCTCGCCGCCCGCGTACGTCCCGACGGCCCCCGCGCACTCCGGCACCTCCCCCGGCTTCGGCGCGCCCCCGGCCTCGCCGCCCGGAGTCCGGGGCACACCCACGCCCCCAGCCCACCTCCCGGACCCGGAGGCCCCCCTTCCCCGGCGCTGGTGGGGCCTGTCGGCGCTCGCTCTGGCTCAGCTGGTCGTGCTGATCGATGCGACGTTCTCCAATATGGTGATGCTGTGGAACGGTGCCGGCGGGGATCTGGGGCTTCCCCTCGACGGCGTGAAGGTGACATCCACCGTCTACCTGGACGTGATCCCCATCGCCTACGTGCTGGCCTTCGTCGGGCTGCTGCTGTTCGGCGCCCGCATCGCGGACCTCATGGGCCGCAAGAGGATGCTGGTGGTCGGCCTGGTGGGGTTCGCGGCGGCCGCCGCCCTTGGCGGCATGGCGACTTCTTCCGGCATGGGGATCGCGGGCCGCGCTCTGCAGGGCGCCTGCGCCGCGCTGGTCTCGTCGTCCGCCCCGGTCCTGGTATCCACCTCCTTCACCGACCCGCAGGAACGCCGCAAGGCATTCGGGATCTACGTCGCGATCGCGGGTGGTGGCCCGGCGCTCGGCTTGCTGGCGTTCTGGTTGCTGCTGCCCATGAGCGGCTGGCGTTGGTGCCTGTTTGCCGGAATCCCCTTCGCCGTGATCGCCGTGATCGCAGCGGCGGCCCTGGTGCACGACCGTCCGGGTCGCATCGGCGTTCGCTTCGACGGGCGCGGGGTGCTGCTCGGCGCCGGCGGCATCGCCGGAGTCAGCGGGGCCGTTCCGCACTTCACAGGCATCGTCATGCTGCTTCCGACCGCCGTCATCCTGCTCGCGGCCTACGTGTGGTGGCAGACCAGGACGACCGGAGCTCTGGCTTCGCCGTCCGGCGTCAAAGCCCAGGCACACGTCGGATACTTCCTCGCGATCGCCCTGGCCAACATCGGCGCCTTCGCCCTGCTCGTAGCCGCCCTGGAACACCCCTACTTCTAG
- a CDS encoding LCP family protein — translation MLRLATALALVTTLVSGAAWAGTPAGPSDQGTGTGTNILVVGIDSRAGLSKAEKERLHVGGKGCNCTDVMMLLHLSRDGRRASVVSVPRDSYVEYADGSGAHGKINGAYARGGGPLTVKTVEKVTGLHIDHYLETGFTGFEQAVNGLGGATLCTDKPLRDENSGLDLTPGIHHADGNGALRYVRARHIERPGDLGRVRRQQRAVSDLLTRLTLEGALADPVETARTARTLLRSVRTGQGTGLADLVHIGVTLGRLNRSHTEFATVPIRLFDHRVPGVGSTLVWHEERSRALWEALAADRPLTGDRRIQPVPQTPAPTNPAGIKVRVDEAGTAAALRAGGFVVADTSASAPQVRPAGPAMIRYAPGREDDAATLAAALPGARRQVVPGHDAYLDVAVGARPVDVRKVTYDRNTAEGAPVTADHLGCLTARTRHTRPLR, via the coding sequence TTGCTCCGTCTCGCGACCGCACTGGCCCTGGTCACCACGCTGGTCTCCGGCGCCGCATGGGCGGGTACCCCGGCCGGCCCCTCCGATCAGGGGACGGGTACGGGTACGAACATCCTGGTCGTCGGTATCGACAGCCGCGCCGGCCTGTCGAAGGCGGAGAAGGAGCGGCTGCACGTCGGGGGCAAGGGCTGCAACTGCACCGACGTGATGATGCTCCTGCACCTGTCGCGGGACGGCCGCCGCGCCAGCGTGGTGTCGGTCCCCCGGGACTCCTACGTCGAGTACGCCGACGGCAGCGGGGCCCACGGCAAGATCAACGGCGCGTACGCCCGCGGTGGCGGCCCCCTGACGGTCAAGACCGTGGAGAAGGTCACCGGGCTGCACATCGACCACTACCTCGAAACGGGTTTCACCGGATTCGAACAGGCCGTCAACGGGCTCGGCGGGGCGACGCTGTGCACCGACAAGCCGCTGAGGGACGAGAACTCCGGACTCGACCTGACACCGGGCATCCACCACGCCGACGGCAACGGCGCGCTGCGCTACGTCCGCGCCCGGCACATCGAACGGCCCGGCGACCTGGGGCGGGTGCGGCGTCAGCAGCGCGCCGTCTCGGACCTGCTGACCCGGCTCACCCTCGAGGGCGCCCTGGCCGATCCCGTCGAGACGGCCCGCACCGCACGCACCCTCCTCAGATCGGTACGGACCGGCCAGGGCACCGGCCTGGCCGATCTGGTCCACATCGGGGTCACGCTGGGCCGGCTGAACCGCTCACACACCGAGTTCGCCACCGTCCCGATCCGGCTGTTCGACCACCGCGTCCCGGGCGTGGGTTCCACCCTGGTCTGGCACGAGGAGCGCTCCCGTGCCCTGTGGGAGGCACTGGCGGCGGACCGGCCGCTCACCGGGGACCGGCGGATCCAGCCCGTCCCCCAGACGCCGGCGCCCACCAACCCTGCCGGAATCAAGGTCCGGGTGGACGAGGCGGGCACGGCGGCGGCCTTGCGGGCGGGCGGGTTCGTCGTCGCCGACACCTCGGCATCGGCGCCGCAGGTCCGTCCGGCAGGGCCGGCCATGATCCGGTACGCACCCGGGCGCGAGGACGACGCGGCGACCCTGGCCGCCGCCCTGCCCGGCGCCCGGCGCCAGGTCGTCCCCGGACACGACGCGTACCTCGACGTCGCGGTCGGCGCACGCCCCGTGGACGTCAGGAAGGTCACCTACGACCGGAACACCGCCGAGGGCGCCCCGGTCACAGCCGACCACCTCGGCTGCCTGACCGCCCGTACCCGGCACACGCGCCCGCTTCGTTAG